The stretch of DNA TTCAATTTTCTCAATTTCTCCTCGACTCGTGAAAACCAAATTATTTCTTAACTCGCTGAGGTTATTTTCGATTTCCCTAGGATCGACCGCAGAAAAGCGATAATCGTAAGGACGACCGTGCAGTTTAAAGATCGTAACAATGCCGCGATCGGTGATAATCGGATAAATAATCGCAGCCTTCGGATCGTCAATGCGATCGGCTTGCGTTTTTTGAACGTTTGTTGAAGTATCGCAGCGCAAGAAATTCTCGATTTCTGCTAATTGTAATTGGTCGATCGCGGCGATCGCGTTTTTCAGTTTCTCCTGCTCCGGTTTTGCCTCGCCTTCCGCATCCAACAGCAAATTTACGTACTCTCGATACACCGGCTCGACATTATCTCGGAACGAAAATTGTACGTCCGTATTAATGACCAATAAATCTTTACGAACCCGCTGCAAACTCTCAACTGCATTTTGATAAGATTGAAGTGCTTCTGCTTTGCGCGCTTGTTTCTTTTGCAAGCGACCGAGTTGCCAAGAAAAGCGGTACAATAACTCTTCAGACCCTTTCGTTGCACTCTCTTTTAGTGCTTCTATCGTAAAAACTTCTGCTTCTTGCCACTGATGATTTTGTTCGTATAGCGCGCCAAGTTGACCCAGTGCTGCCACCTTGAACTGAGAACTTTTTAGAGTTTCGGCGGCGCGTAGCGAGCCTTTTAATAATTGATAAATTGCATCGGTGTTTATTAGCTTTGGCGTTAGAGTTACGGTTGAATTTTCTGCTGTTGTATTTCCCCACTCACTGCGAGTACAAGCAGGAGTCTCTGCATCAATTTTAACTTGCCAGCAACTCAAGGTTTCTGCATAGTTTAATTGCGCTTTGGTGGTGGTATGATTGACAGGCATTTTTTCGAGTAACGCCTCTATTTTGGGCAATAAACTAGCATCCGGCGCTTTGCCCGTATCGGCGGCGAGACTGAGTTGGTTGATATTAGCGTGCAGTTGGACGATTGTAGAACGACTGGAGGCTGCTCGGGCGTAATGCTGGAAAGCCTTGTGCAACGATGCTTTTGCGGGTTCAGTCTTACCGATCGCGCTTTGTTGGTTAGCCTGCGATCGCGCCGTATTGCCCAACTCTAACTCAACTTCGCCCAACACTGTATCATTAGGAAGCAAATTAGCGATCGCAACTCCTTCTTCCAAAACCTTCTGCGCCTTCTCCAACTCTCCCAATCGCCGCCGCGTCGCCCCCAACTTCCGGTAAATTTTGGCTTTAACTTCTGTCGGCGGTTGTTGCTGCAATTGTGCGTAAAGCTGTTCTAAAAGCTGGTTCCCGTCGTAACTCCGCCCCAACGCCTCCAGCGCCACCGCTTGATTTAATTGCGCCCCCATCGCCCCTGCTATATCCCGCGCTTCTGCGTAACCCTGCTGCGCCTTTTCCCAACTCGCCAGCGCTTCAGGGACTTCTCCCCGCGTCCATTCCAGTTGGGCGAGGGTATTCCACGCCTTCGCTCGAACTGACGTATTATCCGACGCGGCGAGGAGTTGAAAACTGCGATCGCTGGCTGACTGTGCTTCCTGCAAGCGCCCCAAATGCTGGTACGCTAGGCACAGGCAAGTGTATAAGAGCGCCTGTTTCTCTGCTGTCGGGGAAGTCGCGAGTTCTGCTTGCCAAGCTTCCACCGCCTTAGCATACTGCTCGTTGTTGTAGAACTTTAAGCCATCATCTTGCTGCTGTTGCGCCCCAACTCTTCCTGGATGCAATAGCAGTAACACGAGCGCAAAACCGAGCCAAAGTAGGAATAGATAAGACGGAAAAGAGCGAAAAATCCGATTGCGCGATCGCTTGCCTTTTAACCGATGAAATGGAGAGAATAAGCGAGGAGCATAGCATCGGTTGACAGCAGAGAAAAAAATAAGTTTTGTCATAAACTGCGACGGTAGATAAGCACTCCCTTCAGTCGAGACGTTGCTTAAATTTCCAGTATCTTTCACAAAAACGGAGATGTCATCTCTAGTACAATTCTTTTTCGAGGGAGAATAATATTTTTGCTAAATTTTGTAACAATTTCAGCCCAAGTGCGTAAAATCCCAGCGTTAGAATTGAGAGTTTGCTGGATATCTATCAATCTAGCCTCCCTATCGCTATGAGACACCTCGGTATTGCCGCGATTTTGCCGATTAGGGGCGATGCGATCGCGATCGCTCGCAAAAGAACCGTTTTACTCCTCGGAATCGCGCTTTTCTGTCTGGGGGAGGGAGAAAGGGCGCGATCGCAAATTATCCCCGATAGTACGCTTAACACCACCGTGACTTGTCTGCTTGGGAATTGTAACATTACCAACGGAACCCCCAGCGGCAATACATTATTTCATAGCTTTTCTCAATTCTCAATTCCGACTGGCAATGCAGCCAATTTTATTAACAATAGCAGCAACATTCAAAATATTATCGGGCGCATTACC from Oscillatoria sp. FACHB-1406 encodes:
- a CDS encoding CHAT domain-containing protein — translated: MKDTGNLSNVSTEGSAYLPSQFMTKLIFFSAVNRCYAPRLFSPFHRLKGKRSRNRIFRSFPSYLFLLWLGFALVLLLLHPGRVGAQQQQDDGLKFYNNEQYAKAVEAWQAELATSPTAEKQALLYTCLCLAYQHLGRLQEAQSASDRSFQLLAASDNTSVRAKAWNTLAQLEWTRGEVPEALASWEKAQQGYAEARDIAGAMGAQLNQAVALEALGRSYDGNQLLEQLYAQLQQQPPTEVKAKIYRKLGATRRRLGELEKAQKVLEEGVAIANLLPNDTVLGEVELELGNTARSQANQQSAIGKTEPAKASLHKAFQHYARAASSRSTIVQLHANINQLSLAADTGKAPDASLLPKIEALLEKMPVNHTTTKAQLNYAETLSCWQVKIDAETPACTRSEWGNTTAENSTVTLTPKLINTDAIYQLLKGSLRAAETLKSSQFKVAALGQLGALYEQNHQWQEAEVFTIEALKESATKGSEELLYRFSWQLGRLQKKQARKAEALQSYQNAVESLQRVRKDLLVINTDVQFSFRDNVEPVYREYVNLLLDAEGEAKPEQEKLKNAIAAIDQLQLAEIENFLRCDTSTNVQKTQADRIDDPKAAIIYPIITDRGIVTIFKLHGRPYDYRFSAVDPREIENNLSELRNNLVFTSRGEIEKIETEAAKLYNWLFKPLESVLANEPNLDTLAFVLDDPLRNIPMSVLYDARNREYLVQKKYAIAVLPSVKLFAARATDNSLVYAGGGIGIPQQLKGFPTLPSIEELREEIDNIPEPNYKLYDKDFTISKIKAQLQERPISAIHWKTHGFFSSDPEETYLVAYQELIKARAFNELIAASCIKRGKPLQLLILSACSSAEGDKRAVLGLAGIAARSGAQTTISTLWDADEKVTTKFTKYFYQEWKSGVSKAKAMQLAQKQILEKDANKMPSVWAVYVLVGSWF